A region from the uncultured Draconibacterium sp. genome encodes:
- a CDS encoding trimeric intracellular cation channel family protein codes for MDLLLCFDYIGTFVFAISGVLTAADKRLDFFGATVIGFVTAVGGGTLRDLLLGDTPVAWMQTNNYFWVIIAAVAVTIIFRRHVMKLKRTLFLFDTIGIATFTLLGLKKALLYQIDPSMAVLMGLSSAVVGGVIRDILCNEVPLIFHREIYATACIAGALVYLLLSNIGIAEIISETATVVSIITIRILAIRFNIALPRLINN; via the coding sequence ATGGACTTACTACTTTGCTTTGATTACATCGGGACTTTTGTATTTGCCATTAGCGGAGTATTAACGGCAGCCGACAAACGCCTCGATTTTTTTGGCGCTACCGTGATTGGCTTTGTTACAGCTGTTGGTGGCGGCACACTGCGCGACCTTTTACTGGGCGATACACCGGTAGCCTGGATGCAAACCAACAACTATTTCTGGGTGATAATTGCAGCCGTAGCTGTAACCATCATTTTTCGCAGGCATGTAATGAAATTAAAACGTACTCTATTTCTATTTGATACAATTGGTATTGCAACCTTTACTCTATTGGGCCTCAAAAAAGCCTTGCTCTATCAAATCGATCCTTCAATGGCGGTGTTAATGGGTTTATCGTCGGCAGTGGTTGGCGGAGTAATACGCGATATTCTTTGTAATGAAGTACCTTTAATTTTTCATCGCGAGATTTATGCCACAGCCTGCATTGCAGGAGCTCTGGTTTATTTGCTGTTAAGTAACATTGGTATTGCAGAAATAATCAGCGAAACGGCAACGGTAGTTTCCATTATCACTATTCGAATTTTGGCTATTCGTTTTAACATTGCTTTACCGCGCCTGATAAATAATTAA
- a CDS encoding phospholipase A, with the protein MRLQLTLLTTMLLLLTKVALSQELFGKEEKTFADHWDLGENAKTNADLFVIHTYKPVYLLAGKVSNNVNRLPYSDNPDRNITEPIPLNKTEQLFQLSLKTKVFNNLFGARRGGDVWVGYTQASFWQVFNTDLSRPFRETNYEPELMFILPVNYRLFGMEGVFVGIGLNHQSNGRSNPLSRSWNRIIAQVALQGEHSSLVVKPWWRLPESIDEDDNPGIENYMGRSEAVFAWQKGIHHFNCTARHSLRFGENNRGSLKIAYAVRVYGNLKVRAQVFSGYGESMIDYNHRQTVVGLGFSLVEW; encoded by the coding sequence ATGCGATTACAACTAACATTACTCACCACAATGTTGCTTTTGCTTACAAAAGTGGCACTATCGCAGGAACTGTTTGGCAAGGAAGAAAAAACCTTTGCCGACCACTGGGATCTGGGTGAAAACGCAAAAACCAATGCCGATTTATTTGTAATACATACCTACAAGCCGGTTTATCTTTTGGCCGGTAAAGTTTCGAATAATGTAAATCGTTTGCCTTACAGCGATAATCCCGACAGAAATATTACCGAGCCCATACCGCTTAACAAAACAGAGCAGCTTTTTCAGTTGAGCCTGAAAACCAAGGTCTTTAATAATTTATTTGGGGCCAGGCGCGGAGGCGATGTGTGGGTAGGGTATACCCAGGCTTCGTTTTGGCAGGTTTTTAATACCGACCTGTCGCGCCCCTTTCGCGAAACCAACTACGAACCCGAGTTGATGTTTATTCTTCCGGTAAATTATCGCTTATTTGGAATGGAAGGCGTTTTTGTTGGCATCGGCCTTAATCACCAAAGCAATGGCAGGTCAAACCCCTTGTCGCGCAGTTGGAACCGCATTATTGCCCAGGTGGCTTTGCAGGGCGAACATTCTTCGCTTGTGGTTAAACCATGGTGGCGTTTACCTGAAAGTATTGATGAAGATGATAATCCGGGAATAGAAAATTATATGGGACGCAGCGAGGCCGTTTTTGCCTGGCAAAAAGGAATTCATCATTTCAACTGTACTGCCCGCCATAGTTTACGTTTTGGTGAGAATAACCGGGGAAGCCTGAAAATAGCCTATGCCGTGCGTGTTTATGGAAATTTAAAAGTTAGGGCACAGGTATTTTCGGGGTATGGCGAAAGTATGATCGATTACAATCATCGGCAAACGGTTGTTGGTTTAGGTTTCTCGTTGGTTGAATGGTAG